A genomic window from Candidatus Neptunochlamydia vexilliferae includes:
- the arcC gene encoding carbamate kinase, producing the protein MMKKETILVALGGNALQRRGEKGSIEELLAHAKKTSESLAELVEAGYRLIITHGNGPQVGTLLLKDEYTKEKLPPMSLDVCVGETQGMIGYVLQQQLHNQLKKRKRTEEIITLCTQVVVDREDPAFKEPTKPVGLFYSREQAEVLKEKKGWNFTEERGKGFRRVVPSPLPIDIIEVNAIKDLIEKNRIVIACGGGGIPVIRGEEGSLEGVAAVIDKDRTAALLAKKVHAEIFMILTDVEHVALHFGAPNQKNLSQMTVAEAEVYLEKGEFGRGSMAPKVEAACAFIKSGGKKVLISSLEQAKEALFGHSGTVIK; encoded by the coding sequence ATGATGAAAAAGGAAACGATTTTAGTCGCCCTGGGAGGGAATGCGCTCCAAAGACGTGGAGAAAAGGGAAGCATTGAAGAGCTTTTGGCCCACGCCAAGAAGACGAGTGAGTCCTTAGCTGAGCTTGTTGAAGCAGGCTACCGACTCATTATTACTCACGGAAATGGTCCCCAAGTGGGGACCCTTCTGTTAAAGGATGAGTACACTAAAGAAAAGCTTCCCCCCATGTCTCTTGATGTTTGTGTCGGTGAGACTCAAGGGATGATCGGGTATGTCCTTCAGCAACAGTTGCATAACCAACTAAAAAAAAGAAAAAGGACAGAAGAGATTATCACACTGTGCACACAGGTTGTCGTTGATCGGGAAGATCCTGCTTTTAAAGAGCCGACAAAGCCGGTTGGTTTGTTCTATAGTAGAGAGCAAGCAGAAGTGCTCAAAGAAAAAAAGGGGTGGAATTTTACTGAAGAAAGAGGAAAAGGGTTTAGGAGGGTTGTTCCCTCTCCGCTACCCATCGATATTATCGAGGTAAATGCGATTAAGGATTTAATCGAAAAAAACCGGATTGTAATCGCTTGTGGTGGCGGAGGGATTCCCGTGATTAGGGGAGAAGAAGGGAGCTTAGAGGGGGTTGCAGCAGTGATCGATAAGGATCGAACCGCTGCTCTTTTAGCCAAAAAGGTACATGCTGAAATTTTCATGATATTAACAGATGTCGAGCACGTTGCTCTCCATTTTGGTGCACCGAATCAGAAAAACCTCTCACAGATGACAGTGGCAGAAGCTGAAGTCTATTTAGAAAAAGGAGAGTTTGGAAGGGGGAGCATGGCTCCCAAAGTAGAGGCTGCGTGCGCCTTTATCAAGTCGGGTGGGAAAAAGGTTCTTATATCCTCCTTGGAGCAGGCAAAGGAGGCTCTTTTCGGACATTCAGGAACAGTCATAAAGTGA
- a CDS encoding tetratricopeptide repeat protein, whose protein sequence is MSSTSQHVLFTTSKTPQVFSEKASGEAWCAHHLTTYTGAEKNPIPTDHGAIAKVGKGYRMVLTDGLGHWDPKAIGTVALEVMERALSMSLKEQVAKGKGSYQGFLKGLAIEYKNREGTTLLQLEVETRLKKLGVTLGKCGDSTALIIDERGAVCYSSVDTTHHLKSDKKEIGLLAIGGNFQPEWLNHATYVKTTLKVDKAFAIVASDGLTKSFCQKDGTIDSKRFRYAVLTGKALFVGEKIPKFAPLSLTPEVINAHLRHAAAEFAQREQKERKTLIRKELEEKKVPGQVIEKELKKIHAGDDTTILTVALHKNSLSSSSSSQDPLYRSLIEAYQKKECEGQRLALTALAKRSRTQGNLQDAAHFLNGAASLYPLEQVPPYLFDLLEELETLYLKSLGTVVPTPYGILLYYREKLASIRQYVSIQLASQTPVEEVQKSLTQAHKGILIALIKEGLEIFGKPPTPFMIMGLGSMAREEMCPYSDVEFAIAVKKSSPTIKHYFRTFAKWITFRIINFGETAYRLIKYRKTDRTHIEESLTPQGFSMDSGGLSPLGRPGGHELIGTPEELALYQDPTWLKKHSGEIILANALTQTSFVYGEEKLLQAYTQAINRFLNLKEGATLKFFGGTKQRELRGLDLLRGHLHEFKPTLDEDRIQGRAFGVKQDLYRPLQMAISGLLLYLGFRSCKTLEGIKSLQERGFLNKQGATRLKKALRSLLTLRIQTHLFYQKEQEILYLPKGPKDTSAQGLYLIDNSNALREIYRVLIPLHTAVQSFVQNPQITFKDLFFYDKTLGTLDHSAKEKLQYDKAEASYTLAAALNPNNTATLRHLGQIKQTLGKVNDALIYKQENLRLLKQQHGETPHPGTTTALNELGLAYNDLGESKKAIECSRQALAMGRKLYGTKPHPTISKSLNNLGLAHFASREMEKAIDFYNQALAIDRKLYGNKPHSDIAIRLNNLGSAYQALGKPQKAIDYLNQSLAMGHKIDGNKPHPDIAIRLNNLGSAYQALGKPQKAINSYNHALAIDHKLYGNRPHPQVALRLWNLGTAYYDLKQYGKAKDHLLRAHTMFMKVCGPNHPDTKGVKEWLAKNDSVRTSCSGQRHTPLSDV, encoded by the coding sequence ATGAGCAGCACAAGCCAACACGTTCTTTTCACAACCAGCAAAACCCCCCAGGTCTTTTCTGAAAAAGCCTCTGGAGAAGCTTGGTGCGCCCACCATCTAACAACCTACACCGGGGCAGAAAAAAATCCCATTCCAACGGACCATGGGGCGATTGCCAAGGTGGGGAAGGGGTACCGAATGGTTTTAACGGATGGGCTGGGGCATTGGGACCCCAAAGCCATTGGGACTGTGGCGCTGGAAGTGATGGAAAGGGCCCTTTCCATGAGCTTAAAAGAGCAGGTAGCAAAAGGAAAAGGAAGCTACCAAGGGTTTTTAAAGGGGCTGGCTATCGAGTATAAAAACCGTGAGGGGACAACTCTTTTACAATTAGAAGTCGAGACGAGGCTAAAAAAGCTCGGTGTTACCTTAGGAAAATGTGGGGACTCAACAGCGCTGATCATCGATGAAAGGGGAGCTGTTTGCTATAGCTCGGTCGATACGACCCACCATCTTAAGAGTGATAAGAAAGAAATCGGCCTTCTTGCCATTGGAGGGAACTTTCAGCCAGAATGGTTGAACCATGCTACCTATGTGAAGACAACATTGAAGGTGGATAAAGCCTTTGCAATTGTTGCCAGTGACGGTCTCACAAAATCCTTTTGCCAAAAAGATGGGACGATTGACTCCAAACGTTTCCGGTATGCTGTTTTAACAGGGAAGGCCCTTTTTGTGGGAGAAAAGATCCCTAAATTTGCGCCACTTTCTTTAACTCCGGAGGTTATCAATGCCCACCTGCGCCATGCTGCAGCAGAGTTTGCCCAAAGGGAGCAGAAAGAAAGAAAAACACTGATAAGAAAAGAGCTTGAAGAAAAAAAAGTTCCCGGGCAGGTAATTGAAAAAGAGCTTAAAAAAATCCATGCGGGAGATGACACGACGATCCTAACTGTTGCTTTGCATAAAAACTCTTTAAGCTCTTCAAGCAGCTCTCAGGATCCTCTTTATAGAAGCCTCATCGAAGCCTACCAAAAAAAAGAGTGCGAGGGGCAGCGTCTTGCCCTTACCGCTCTGGCTAAACGTTCCCGTACGCAGGGAAACCTGCAAGACGCTGCCCATTTTCTAAATGGGGCCGCTTCTCTTTACCCTCTAGAGCAGGTGCCCCCCTATCTTTTCGATCTCTTAGAAGAGCTCGAAACACTCTACCTAAAGTCATTGGGAACTGTTGTCCCCACTCCCTATGGAATTCTCCTCTATTACCGGGAAAAACTGGCTTCGATCAGGCAATATGTCAGCATTCAGCTTGCAAGCCAGACTCCTGTCGAAGAGGTGCAAAAAAGCTTAACCCAAGCACACAAAGGGATCTTGATTGCCCTGATTAAAGAGGGGTTAGAGATATTTGGAAAGCCTCCCACTCCTTTTATGATCATGGGACTCGGTTCGATGGCAAGAGAAGAAATGTGCCCTTACTCGGATGTGGAGTTTGCAATTGCTGTCAAAAAAAGTAGTCCCACCATAAAACACTACTTTAGAACCTTCGCTAAGTGGATCACTTTTAGGATCATAAACTTTGGAGAAACAGCGTATCGCTTAATAAAGTACCGGAAAACCGATAGAACCCACATAGAAGAGAGTCTGACCCCCCAAGGATTTAGCATGGACAGTGGAGGACTCTCCCCTCTCGGAAGACCTGGGGGCCATGAGCTCATCGGAACCCCAGAAGAGCTTGCTCTCTACCAAGATCCCACATGGCTAAAAAAACACTCTGGAGAGATTATCCTTGCCAACGCCCTCACTCAAACCTCTTTCGTCTACGGAGAGGAAAAGCTTCTTCAAGCCTACACCCAAGCAATAAACCGCTTCCTTAACCTTAAAGAAGGAGCTACCCTAAAATTTTTTGGAGGAACCAAGCAAAGAGAGCTCCGAGGACTTGACCTTCTCCGAGGACACCTCCATGAGTTTAAGCCCACCCTAGATGAAGATAGGATCCAAGGAAGAGCCTTTGGAGTCAAGCAAGATCTTTACCGCCCCTTACAAATGGCAATCAGCGGTCTCCTCCTCTATCTAGGCTTTCGAAGCTGCAAAACCCTAGAGGGGATTAAGAGCCTCCAAGAGAGAGGCTTTTTAAACAAGCAAGGAGCTACTCGGCTCAAAAAAGCCCTTCGCTCTCTCCTTACCCTCCGCATCCAAACTCACCTCTTCTACCAAAAAGAGCAAGAGATCCTCTACCTTCCTAAAGGCCCCAAAGACACCTCTGCTCAAGGACTCTACCTCATTGATAACTCAAATGCTCTCAGAGAAATCTACCGTGTTCTCATCCCTCTCCATACTGCGGTTCAAAGCTTTGTTCAAAACCCTCAAATCACCTTTAAAGACCTCTTCTTTTACGATAAAACCCTCGGTACCTTAGACCACTCCGCTAAAGAAAAACTACAGTACGATAAAGCAGAAGCCTCCTATACCCTAGCAGCTGCCCTCAATCCCAATAACACCGCTACCCTCCGCCACCTAGGGCAAATCAAGCAGACTCTGGGAAAAGTCAATGATGCTCTTATCTATAAACAAGAAAATCTTCGCCTCCTCAAGCAACAGCATGGAGAAACTCCCCACCCCGGTACTACTACAGCACTGAATGAGTTGGGCTTAGCTTACAACGATTTAGGAGAGTCGAAAAAAGCAATCGAGTGCTCTAGACAGGCGCTGGCAATGGGTCGTAAGCTTTATGGCACTAAGCCCCATCCAACCATTTCTAAAAGCTTAAATAACCTAGGTTTAGCTCACTTCGCCTCAAGAGAAATGGAAAAAGCAATCGATTTCTATAATCAAGCCTTGGCAATCGATCGAAAGCTTTATGGCAATAAACCCCACTCCGATATTGCTATCCGGCTAAACAATTTGGGTTCAGCTTACCAAGCTTTGGGAAAACCGCAAAAAGCAATCGACTATTTAAACCAGTCCTTGGCAATGGGTCACAAGATCGATGGCAATAAACCCCATCCTGACATTGCCATCCGCTTAAATAATTTAGGTTCAGCTTACCAAGCTTTGGGAAAACCGCAAAAAGCGATCAACTCCTACAACCATGCCTTGGCAATCGACCATAAGCTCTATGGCAATAGGCCCCATCCTCAGGTTGCTCTCCGATTATGGAATCTAGGAACTGCTTATTACGACCTCAAGCAGTATGGTAAAGCCAAAGACCATCTACTGCGAGCTCATACGATGTTCATGAAGGTCTGTGGCCCCAACCATCCCGATACTAAAGGGGTAAAAGAGTGGCTTGCTAAGAACGACTCAGTGCGCACGTCATGCAGTGGGCAGCGCCATACCCCCCTGTCAGATGTTTGA
- a CDS encoding arginine deiminase family protein — MDGKIRAEWDPLKKVVVHRPGIEMFFGLLDPYGSLYERAFSRDGARFEHDMLTRILDKEYNVEVLHLKDLIIKAATKDPSIKEKLLDKARESFEYVGDQAYIERAKKRFDEHYQYYDILHFFYVILMHPRVKVKESPGSRNVDLEVISRQPLANLYFMRDQQFMTDQGVVLCRMAKPSRRRETEVTKFLWEEVLNIPILHEMKDPATIEGGEFIPMGTFALIGVGDRTNQEAIDQLLSLPLGYEQIGVVHQPLHPLIPSSKPDPMINMHLDTYFNVAGKDVVVGAELLLKEAKVDIYHNEGEGKFRKDPKQTTLYQYVIEKGFQVINITTLEQMSYASNFLCIKDKEILAVDVEPVTREVLRNLRHVADQNPEKYGALLKQAEQDYEYLKREGQFFPHKREIYQHGVSARALSLKHLTGGYGAAHCMTCALSRS, encoded by the coding sequence ATGGATGGAAAAATTCGAGCAGAGTGGGACCCCTTAAAAAAGGTGGTTGTCCATCGACCAGGAATCGAGATGTTTTTTGGTCTTTTAGATCCTTATGGATCGCTATATGAACGGGCGTTTAGTCGCGATGGTGCCCGCTTTGAGCATGATATGTTAACGCGGATATTGGATAAGGAATACAATGTTGAGGTTTTGCACTTAAAAGATCTTATCATAAAAGCCGCTACAAAGGATCCTTCTATTAAGGAAAAGCTCCTTGATAAAGCGAGGGAGTCCTTTGAGTATGTTGGCGATCAAGCCTATATCGAACGGGCGAAGAAGAGATTTGATGAGCATTATCAGTACTATGATATCCTCCATTTTTTCTATGTGATTCTTATGCATCCCCGTGTCAAGGTAAAGGAATCTCCCGGTTCTAGAAATGTTGATCTCGAGGTCATCAGCCGGCAACCTTTAGCAAACCTCTACTTCATGAGAGACCAACAGTTTATGACCGATCAAGGGGTTGTATTATGTCGGATGGCAAAACCTTCTAGAAGGAGAGAGACAGAGGTGACAAAATTTTTATGGGAAGAGGTTCTCAATATCCCGATTCTTCATGAAATGAAAGATCCTGCAACGATTGAGGGAGGGGAGTTCATCCCCATGGGAACATTTGCTCTGATCGGAGTTGGGGATCGAACCAATCAAGAGGCGATCGATCAGCTCCTCTCTCTTCCACTTGGGTATGAACAAATTGGGGTGGTCCATCAACCCCTTCACCCTTTAATCCCTTCATCGAAGCCCGATCCGATGATCAACATGCACCTCGATACCTACTTTAATGTTGCAGGAAAGGATGTGGTTGTGGGTGCTGAGCTTCTCTTAAAAGAAGCAAAGGTCGATATTTATCATAATGAAGGAGAGGGAAAATTTCGAAAAGATCCTAAACAGACAACTCTCTACCAATATGTTATTGAAAAAGGATTCCAAGTTATCAACATCACCACGCTAGAACAGATGTCTTATGCTTCAAACTTTCTCTGCATTAAGGATAAAGAGATTTTAGCCGTTGATGTCGAACCTGTGACCCGCGAAGTATTGAGGAACCTCCGCCATGTTGCCGACCAAAATCCTGAAAAATATGGAGCACTTTTAAAGCAAGCGGAGCAAGATTACGAATACCTCAAAAGAGAAGGGCAGTTTTTCCCCCATAAAAGGGAGATCTATCAACATGGAGTCTCAGCGCGCGCGCTAAGTCTCAAACATCTGACAGGGGGGTATGGCGCTGCCCACTGCATGACGTGCGCACTGAGTCGTTCTTAG
- a CDS encoding DUF2225 domain-containing protein — translation MNSLSALPIAEMNHGFPLPVSNTTRHAKTQSSKWVYSIKPINHTQRNRSSSSSPFFRQQAVAISKLPSNWPIPLVTQKLFSESSSSKQDIDGSYYSAFESAYDSKNLKEQIIYLEKMGKRAQEKGDFIRAAHLLNSALAITPLSQTSYQKYLFDKLEALEQAFLVKKLGLKSLVSQKGYLACYRKNIANIRSRTAAELSKKGADIEKVQKEMTIAYQNLLSKIIQQSIECIQLPPPCAFAVMGLGSMARKEMCPYSDIEFAFIVAKEEEKCLDYFRNLTHFLELRFTNFGETKWPILRPKRQPDGSMREAISLTPGGFSMDIGGLSPLGKKGVYELIGNPKHLAAYQDPAWLQKNDGEIILVNAMTQGSYVMGNKGLFEDYQKLVAEWLYLPKGNKELEGEKRALNLLRGHLSEFRPYLNKERIHLRAFDIKRDFYRPFQMAIGSLSLYHKLPREGSLQSLQALKDREIINNNAFSTLSKGLKIALTLRVRAHLFYQKEKEILYRSKAYKDIESKGLFTISHEESLEILELYRILFPMHTALEAFLKSPKESLQAFNFYDKTIGTLNHNAKDNLDYSKAESSYVQATALNPNDSKALLHLGQIQHTLGKVDEALNITLERLKLLKQKHGNIDHSEVAVALNEVGRAYYNIGKNSQAITYYKKSLEMHRKIYETKPHSDISTSLNNLGLVYHTLADYKKAIDCYTQALEISRKVHENNPHQGIAIELLNLGLTYNALGTYKKAIDYYTEALEIFYKVYEDKPHPKIATTLNNLGLSYCKLEEYQKAIDYYTKSLDMNREVYGGNPHPQIITKLNNLGEAYNKLKNHQKAIECYTQALKMSQKVYKNHPHSDVATVLSNLGFGYSKLMQSKRAIDYYTQALEMRRKIFDPSHPSIAISLLNLGTNYYVFGKPREGHVLIAEAHEIFNKVYGPSHPKTKTAKESLSQIKQFLTSSSNSSSSSGSRSKLDSAQIKRAKATLKSGKRALRVLKFISSGESKLKLANIYIQMGDTYKALGEYRKSHKMYKQAFKIKKSFYKSPSHKEVLEIVSRMEDIKKN, via the coding sequence TTGAATAGTTTATCCGCACTGCCTATTGCGGAAATGAACCATGGATTCCCCCTTCCGGTTTCAAACACTACTAGGCATGCTAAAACTCAATCCTCTAAATGGGTCTATTCGATCAAACCAATCAATCATACTCAAAGGAATCGCTCTTCTTCTAGCTCACCCTTTTTTAGGCAACAAGCAGTAGCTATCTCTAAACTCCCTTCAAATTGGCCTATCCCCCTCGTAACGCAAAAACTCTTCAGTGAATCTAGCAGTTCAAAACAAGACATTGATGGATCTTATTACAGTGCTTTTGAGTCGGCCTATGACTCCAAAAACCTAAAAGAGCAAATCATTTATCTTGAAAAAATGGGAAAACGTGCTCAGGAAAAAGGAGACTTTATAAGAGCAGCCCACTTACTGAATTCAGCTCTTGCTATCACTCCCCTTAGCCAGACCTCTTATCAAAAATATCTCTTTGATAAACTTGAAGCTTTAGAACAAGCTTTTTTGGTAAAAAAACTTGGATTAAAATCTCTTGTTTCCCAAAAGGGCTACTTGGCATGTTACCGTAAAAATATAGCAAATATAAGGTCTAGAACAGCAGCTGAACTGTCCAAAAAAGGAGCAGATATTGAAAAGGTCCAAAAGGAGATGACAATAGCCTATCAAAACCTCTTATCTAAGATAATCCAGCAATCTATAGAGTGCATTCAGCTCCCTCCTCCTTGTGCTTTTGCTGTGATGGGCCTTGGATCAATGGCTCGTAAAGAGATGTGTCCTTATTCAGATATTGAGTTTGCCTTTATTGTTGCTAAAGAAGAAGAAAAATGCCTCGATTACTTTAGAAACCTCACCCATTTTTTAGAGCTCCGTTTTACGAATTTTGGCGAGACAAAGTGGCCTATTCTTCGCCCCAAAAGGCAGCCGGATGGTTCCATGCGAGAAGCGATTAGTCTGACTCCTGGAGGATTTAGTATGGATATAGGAGGGCTCTCGCCTCTCGGAAAAAAAGGGGTTTATGAGCTTATCGGAAATCCAAAACATCTAGCCGCTTACCAAGACCCTGCTTGGCTCCAAAAAAATGATGGAGAAATTATCCTTGTGAATGCGATGACACAAGGGTCCTATGTAATGGGCAATAAGGGACTTTTTGAAGATTACCAAAAGTTAGTTGCTGAATGGCTTTATTTACCAAAAGGTAATAAAGAACTAGAAGGGGAAAAAAGAGCTCTTAACCTTCTAAGGGGACATTTAAGTGAATTTCGTCCTTATTTGAATAAAGAGCGGATCCACCTTCGAGCCTTTGATATTAAACGGGACTTTTACCGCCCTTTTCAAATGGCGATTGGGAGCCTTTCCCTTTATCATAAACTGCCAAGAGAAGGAAGTTTGCAAAGCCTTCAAGCACTGAAAGACCGCGAGATTATCAACAACAACGCATTTTCCACTCTTAGTAAGGGGCTAAAAATAGCCTTGACTCTTAGAGTACGTGCCCATCTCTTTTACCAAAAAGAGAAAGAAATTCTCTACCGCTCTAAAGCATATAAAGACATTGAAAGTAAGGGGCTTTTTACCATTTCCCATGAGGAGAGCTTAGAGATTTTAGAGCTTTACCGGATCCTTTTTCCCATGCACACAGCTTTAGAAGCTTTTTTAAAATCCCCAAAAGAGAGCCTGCAAGCCTTTAACTTCTATGACAAAACTATTGGAACCTTGAACCACAATGCTAAAGATAACCTTGATTACAGCAAAGCCGAATCATCTTATGTCCAAGCAACTGCTCTCAATCCCAACGACTCTAAAGCTCTCTTACACCTAGGGCAGATTCAACATACTTTAGGAAAGGTCGATGAAGCGCTTAACATCACTTTAGAAAGGCTAAAATTGCTTAAACAAAAACATGGCAATATTGACCATTCTGAGGTTGCTGTTGCTTTGAATGAGGTCGGTAGAGCTTATTATAACATAGGGAAAAACTCACAAGCAATCACCTACTATAAGAAGTCTTTAGAAATGCACCGGAAAATTTATGAAACCAAACCTCATTCAGATATCAGTACTTCTTTAAATAATCTAGGGTTAGTATATCACACGCTAGCAGATTATAAAAAAGCGATCGATTGTTATACCCAAGCCTTAGAAATAAGCCGAAAGGTTCATGAAAATAACCCCCATCAAGGCATTGCTATTGAATTGTTAAATCTAGGTTTAACTTATAACGCATTGGGAACATATAAGAAAGCAATCGATTATTACACAGAAGCTTTGGAGATATTCTATAAGGTCTATGAGGATAAGCCTCATCCAAAAATTGCCACTACTTTAAACAATTTAGGGTTATCTTACTGTAAACTGGAAGAATACCAGAAGGCAATTGACTACTACACCAAAAGCCTAGACATGAACCGGGAGGTTTATGGGGGGAATCCCCATCCACAAATCATTACCAAGTTAAATAATCTTGGGGAGGCTTACAATAAGCTAAAAAATCACCAAAAAGCTATTGAGTGCTATACTCAAGCCCTAAAAATGAGCCAAAAGGTTTATAAAAACCACCCTCATTCAGATGTTGCAACAGTCTTAAGCAACTTAGGCTTTGGCTATAGCAAACTCATGCAATCCAAAAGAGCCATTGACTACTATACTCAAGCCTTAGAAATGCGCCGAAAGATCTTTGACCCGTCTCATCCAAGTATTGCGATTTCCTTGCTCAATCTAGGAACAAATTACTATGTTTTTGGAAAACCTCGTGAAGGACATGTACTTATTGCAGAGGCTCACGAAATTTTTAACAAGGTTTATGGACCTAGTCATCCAAAAACTAAAACCGCAAAGGAATCGCTGTCTCAAATTAAACAGTTCCTTACTTCAAGTTCAAACTCGTCATCAAGTAGTGGAAGCCGCTCAAAATTAGATAGTGCACAAATTAAGAGAGCCAAAGCTACCTTAAAGTCGGGTAAACGTGCATTGAGAGTCCTCAAGTTTATCTCTAGTGGAGAATCAAAACTCAAGCTTGCAAATATCTATATCCAGATGGGGGACACTTATAAAGCACTTGGAGAGTATCGAAAAAGTCACAAAATGTATAAACAAGCCTTTAAAATTAAAAAATCGTTTTATAAAAGCCCATCGCATAAAGAGGTTTTAGAGATTGTTAGCAGAATGGAAGATATCAAAAAAAACTGA
- a CDS encoding APC family permease — protein MSRSKLKKEIGLLTLVSIGVGGIIGSGIFILPANMAALAGPGLLLAILISGVITTFLALAYAELGAAFPITGGPFSLPRLALGDIGGFIIGWGYFLYLFIGTAALIEIFIVYLGFYVPGLSAGATLTPLGIIIALGSLWLFTFMNLFGVKWGGLYSIITTIGKILPLLLFAVIGFAAIDGHNFTPFLPFGLTGVTLASTLFFWSYTGFEAIVVPSEEVKDPAKTIPRAILLTMLITMATYLLVATAFLGMIDWQGLGINFMNWSAIGELGSPLAQVTLSSTTLKIGWLASLIAIGAIIATGGSSGTWVLIQGRIPFAMAKESLFWSKLNAVNRYGVPARSLIFTSLLTSITIIAIPHFVSVSLIASMTALVPYAAAVLAVPILRKTKRETPRPFKLPFYRLFTLMGFVFATWLIYWASWPWTLVGALLIFLGFPAFLLVRRVHLELKRNVWIACYLLGIIIISMIGDQHFELNNFTPYSPLGLLKMPYDLVVLTLFSIMIYSWAYRLNNRG, from the coding sequence ATGAGTCGTTCAAAGTTAAAAAAAGAGATCGGACTGCTTACCCTTGTTTCGATTGGGGTTGGGGGAATTATTGGTTCAGGGATCTTTATCCTTCCTGCAAATATGGCCGCTCTTGCAGGGCCTGGACTTCTCCTAGCAATTCTGATTTCTGGGGTGATCACAACCTTTTTAGCTCTTGCTTATGCAGAGCTTGGAGCAGCTTTTCCCATAACGGGGGGTCCCTTTTCCCTTCCTAGACTTGCTCTAGGCGATATTGGGGGCTTTATCATAGGATGGGGATATTTTCTCTATTTATTTATCGGAACCGCTGCGCTTATCGAGATTTTTATTGTGTATCTTGGCTTTTATGTTCCTGGTTTATCGGCCGGAGCGACCTTGACCCCTTTAGGCATTATCATCGCTTTGGGTTCCCTTTGGCTTTTTACCTTTATGAATCTTTTTGGGGTCAAATGGGGAGGTCTTTATAGTATTATCACAACCATTGGCAAAATTCTTCCCCTGCTACTCTTTGCTGTTATAGGGTTTGCTGCTATAGATGGCCATAACTTCACCCCCTTCCTCCCCTTTGGCCTTACGGGGGTCACACTAGCCTCCACCCTTTTCTTTTGGTCTTATACCGGGTTTGAAGCAATTGTTGTTCCATCGGAAGAGGTGAAGGACCCCGCGAAGACGATTCCAAGGGCTATCCTATTAACGATGCTGATCACAATGGCAACCTATCTCCTTGTTGCCACAGCATTTTTAGGGATGATTGATTGGCAAGGGCTTGGGATAAATTTCATGAATTGGAGTGCAATCGGGGAGCTCGGCTCTCCTCTTGCTCAGGTGACCCTTTCATCGACAACCCTAAAGATAGGGTGGCTTGCAAGTCTTATTGCCATTGGGGCTATCATTGCAACGGGGGGATCGAGTGGAACATGGGTTTTGATTCAAGGAAGGATCCCTTTTGCGATGGCAAAAGAGTCCCTTTTTTGGTCGAAGCTAAATGCTGTTAACCGTTATGGAGTGCCAGCACGTTCATTGATTTTTACATCGCTACTAACATCAATCACAATTATTGCCATTCCCCACTTTGTATCGGTTTCTCTTATTGCATCGATGACAGCGCTTGTTCCTTATGCTGCGGCTGTCTTAGCGGTTCCCATCTTAAGAAAGACAAAAAGGGAGACCCCCCGCCCATTTAAGCTTCCCTTTTACCGGCTTTTTACCCTTATGGGATTTGTATTTGCAACCTGGCTTATCTATTGGGCTTCATGGCCGTGGACACTTGTGGGAGCCCTCTTGATTTTTCTAGGATTTCCGGCATTTCTTTTGGTTCGAAGGGTCCATCTTGAGCTAAAAAGAAATGTCTGGATTGCCTGCTATTTACTAGGAATTATCATCATATCTATGATTGGAGATCAACACTTTGAGTTAAATAACTTTACCCCTTATTCCCCCTTAGGCCTTTTAAAAATGCCCTATGATCTAGTGGTGTTAACGCTGTTTTCTATTATGATTTACAGTTGGGCCTATCGGCTAAACAACAGAGGATAA